The sequence TCAACTACAGACAGGCATTCGCTAGTAGCAGCAATGACTAGCGTCTTGGTCGAAGACACTTCTGTCCATTGACTATGCCAACATGTTACCTAAAATGTGCGTTTATTGGTGTATTATTATTGGTATTAATAATGCAATATAACTGAACatttggacttttattttgggTCTTTTTCTGAAGGCTTCAGGAAGAAAACTTTGCTTTAACAATGTGTCCAAAATGGCCACTATGTCTCAACTGCTCTACATCACGAAATACCGCTGATGTTTTACTACTGTGTAAACTTACATCATCAAAACTCCAGCGTACCCGCTGAGGAGTCCAGTGGGAAAAAGAGATGACATGAATTTTTATAATAAAGCTGAATGGGGGATGCTGCGCCTGCTGATATTTATTGAAagtttaatgaaacaaaactatCTTTTTGTGTTCCACTTGGGTATAATgcaccttaaaggtcccatgacatggtactctttagatgcttttatatagaccttagtggtcccctaataccatatctgaagtctctttcccaaaaatcagccttggtgcagaactactgccactagagccagtcccacaatcaGCTTTCCTTactatgtgccatttctgagtctgaagcttttgaggaggagaggggccCACCCACTCTCTGCGGGCAATACAGAgcaaggggaggtaaccttgccccttatgacttcataaggagcaagattccagatcagcccatctgagctttaattttctcaaaggcagagcaggatacccagggctcggtttacacctatcaccatttctagccactgggggaccataggcaggctgggggaactcatattaatgttaaaaaaactcataaaatgaaattttcaagacatgggacctttaattgtTATAAGCTAAATACCGAGAAATCTTTCCAATTTCTCTATTGAATACGACCCTCTCATCTAGTACTGTGTGAAAATAATTTACAGAAATATCCTGGTCTCAGAGGCATTTATAAAATGTGATCTGAGCAAACTCCAAACCTCAAAATCGAGACCTTTCTCCATGTTAAGTCTCTTTTTAACATCTGCTTTTATGATGAAATCATGGACGTcatgaaagaaaataacaacaatCTCAAAGCAAATTACTCATCATTATTAAACTTCATCATTGGCCCAAAACAAGGCTTTTATGAATTTCTTTCCCTTTGATTTCCATTGGCAAATCATTTTTGTAATTTCATCATGTTTAAGATTTCCATAATATAGTCAACATACTTTTTCTAAACAGTTTGACAAGAGGATAGTGAGCTAAGCACCTTTACACTGTCCCAACACCATCCCGTACAATTTATAACTTTTAAGTTTTTGTAAAACGCATGAACTCACAGCTGGCCATAACCACTGACCTCACCTGAGACCTTGTGGCTCCACCTGCCTCTGGCCTACTGCTGCCGCTACCAGGGTTTCCCTGATAAAATGATGCACGACAATCACAAACAGATCAGACGAGTGGGTCACGGCTAATCTTGCATGCACCCGATATTAATAATGATCCAAATGCTGCTCACAAATCATTTGACACAATTTGTAATCCACCTGTAGGAATAATAAACATTGAGTAGATCATTTAAAGGGATTAACTAGTGGTGGAGGCAGTGTATGCAGTAACCCTTTCTTACTGCCTTGATATGCAAATCTACACCTTCTCTTCATACACATGACAAATAAACGTTCATGTGCACTTAACCGAGGCTTACCTCTCTCTCCCGGTCTGATTTGGACAGTCGCATCTGTCTGAGCATCTGGGACCTCTGCTCCATCATCAGGGTCCTTTCATAGGTGTATGCACTGATGTCACTGTCATGCTGagaggagggtgtgtgtgtgagagagagagagagagagagagagagagagagagagagagagagagagagagagagtcataTTAAGAGAAGAACATTATTCATGTTTAACAGTTCATGTGAACGTCCCAGAAGAATGTGATCGGCTAGCGATCAATCTAAGACGTGCAGAATCCGTGACTTCTCttaaatcacttttttaaaacgtATCTTTAgagaaaagttgtttttaatgtgagCATGTCATTTTATatccaactttttttgttttaaatgttattgctttttttgtttatattactTTTGGGTATTTTTTCTGGTTTCACTTGTATTTTTGGAATTGTCTGATTTTATTTCACTGTAGTCCTAAAATGTTTACCATGTAACTTAAAGTGCAAAACTTAAAGTGTATTgctggtattattattattattagtagtagtagtattagtagtagtagtagtagtagtagtagtagtagtagtagtagttgtagtagtattagtagtagtataatAAGCATTGCAGATTGGTTACTTGGGTTGTTGAAATTTTACAGTGTGAAGTTAGGCTGGGCAATGTATCAAATTCATTCTGATAGtttaaaatttttgtttttgcaggatGTGTATAATGTCTCGATAATCAAATTATTCCAACATGCACAAAAAGGTCTTTTGCAGTCAAAAACTCACATAAGATGATAGCTGCTACATTATCTGTCTTGACGTGAATAGTTGCAATATTGATAACAGCTCACTGGGTTGTTGGGCTTCCACGTAGACATTAGGCTCCGGCTAACTACTGTAGCAGTTAACGATCGCATGTTTGAAGAGGACAGACTGAAAAAAGACTGCACACTGATCAGCGCTCACGGTTTTGTGTATTTAATCTGTCCTTACCTGCTGTGTAGCTAATGCTAGTTATGAGCCACTACACATGTTTTGAATATGCATAACTTTGACAACCTTCAAGTAACGAGGTTCTTTTGTTATTCCTTCTCTGCACCTCACACATGTTGGCCTAAAAATGTGATGTTTCAATCAGGCCTTGGTCTTCTTGCACATTGCAAAATCAATTCAAATTGTGAATcagcatgacatttttttttcgaATTTTATTTTCCTGGAAAAGATTTTGTTAATAATATTTCTGGAAATATCCTGATTAACAGCCCCAGTGTTGTGAGAAGCGTACCATCTCAACTACTTCCACGTCAGCCTCAATGCGTAGGTGATAGAGGAAGGTTGCCAGATCCTTCTTCATCTGGATGGAGTTATCCTCCATCTGGGCCACTGTGAAGATTCGCATCCCACACTTACGCCACACCTGTGGCGGAGAGGATATTCAGAGTGATGCAGTAATATTATCAGTGACAAAAAGAcataaatgtgttaaaatacaGAACATGCTCCTACTTTGTGTTGGCGCAGCAGGAAGGGCAGCAGCATTAGCATCCCCCCATCGTGGACAATCCACCAGACGTCGATGTAGCCCTCTGTGCAGGGCTCACTGTTGCTGGGGAACAGGGAGATGTTTTTGGGCACCAGCAGGGCCAAGTGGGCTGCTGTGGTCACTCGCACTGTGTCTGGAAGGAAGAGAGGGGGCGCTGTTAGCCTGCTAACTCCAAAGCAAAAACTACAAgatcaggaaaagaaaaagacaattttcCGACTGTTTTCTAACTTTAATTTGTTGAGACAGTTGAGGATGATTGTCCATCCTCTCCGACTTACTGATGAAGGTCTTCCAGGACTGTGGGTCCTCACTCTGCCTCCAGGCGTGAGGCCAGCCCATCACCACAGTGTTGGGCTTCATTCCTCCCAGGCCGCTGGACTGGATCATGTGGCTGATACCTTCACGTGGCTTCTGGGCCACAATACACTGACAGAAGCCCTTCACGCGTTCCTTATCCATCAGGTGCTTCAGAGTCTGAAATGGGAAGAGTTTAGCACAACTTTCTGTCATCTGAAGATAATTAGATCTGCAGACTGATGAAGCTTCACATGAAAGACTGTTTCAGACACGCTGCCAAGATAGAACCTCCCACCTGTTCAGCAGCGAGGGCCTCGCCGTAGCTTTGTAGGAAGTTTCCAGAGACGACGGTGCCAACGATGGTTAGGCCCTTTCCTGCCTTCAGCTGGTTGGCAAACGTCAGCAGGCGAGGAGACTTGACGTGGGCGTCTTCGTCTAGTTTTAGTAAGACTAACACCTGGGGCCTGGAGAAGAGCGGGCGAGATGATGAGTGTGCCTAGTGCATTTTAAGACTCAATAGCAGCAGGTTCTCCAATTCAATCTATGGAGAAACTATTGTACATTCAAAAAGCTCCTTCAGGTATTTGTGAAAAATGACCACACTGAGCAGTGTAGTTTTTCGGAGTCTTGTTGCATATGGAGGTTTGTTCTATAATCTTACATCACTGAATTTATTGACTAAATTTGGTTCATtatcctttgtttttttatttctttatttagagCATTTGGAAAATTGTGCATTTTGTTGCATAATCCAAGTACAGTCACTCTAGGGCCACTGGCAACGCAAAATGTAAAGGGGATCACAGAGAGGTAAAGCAGATGTATGCTGAACTTTATAATGATGAGGTGaagattttttacatttagtGACAGGTTGTGAGAAATGAAAGCTTTAGTTTTGTACCTCCAGTTCTTGGTGTGCGGTGGTCCCTCTTCCAACCTCAGGAGGGCATATCGGGCAGCACTGAGTGAGAGACCGCGGATGCCATCCCCCCACTCTTTCTCCGctctgatacacacacatgaatacatgTTTGTACGGCATGTTGTAAATTGTGTACATTGCGACCTccactgacacacactcacaaaaaaacatggatgattcACACTGGAAATAGACACAGATTCTTCTGAACGcacacttttacacacaccactCTTGACCATGCCAAACGTGTACCATcatgtgggggggggaaatacATCTCCATGGCAACATACCCGTGATACTCAATGTACTTGTAGATCATGCCAGCAATCACCATGGCAACGATTGCGTAGTACCAGGAGGATATGAACATGAGTGCTAGGCAGATAGTCATCCCCAAAAACGACAAGGTCCTGGACACACCAGAGGCACAGATtagtatgtgtactgtgtatgtgtgtgtgtgtgtgtgtgtgtgtgtgtgtgtgtgttgtagtaccAGTGGTAATAGGAAAAGCGCGGCCTCCAGTTGGGCGTCCTCAGGAGGGTCTGGAGGCCACAGGCCAGGTTCACAAACAGATAACACATCAAGAAGAACCTAAATAAAGACAGTGAATTAAAACTGAAGCCCctgaaggagaaagagacaagTTCCAATAGTGAGATACTTGGGACTGAGAtaccccctacacacacacacacacacacacacaacctatgTCTCACATTGTAAGGATGGGAGCCACGAGGTCCAGAGAGGCAATGAGAATCCCCAGCTCGGCTATTAGGGCTGTGAGCAGCAAGGCCCAGGTGGGCTCTCCGTTAGCCTTCCCATGGCCAAACACCtggcagaaacacacaaaaggaaAGAGTAAAAATATACATAGGTGCGGCAAGCAATAAGACTGAAAATGGGACAGTTTACCCAGAAGCACAATACATCTTTTTTCCCATCTTACCCAGAGTGCTACATGCTTGCTCAGATAattgtaaagaaaaaatgtaatagcaacatctttttttaaacaaaataaaataacaatcttTACTCCTAAAATTCACGGTTATTATGCGGTAACTGGAAAAGAGCGTCTGCTAAGAGTCACAAAGGCACTCTTTAGAATATGTCCCCATAGCTGGCATTGTGGCTAACTGGGAGCGCTGGACATTAGCCGCAGCAACTCCAGTTTGCTAGCACCGATTTTGGACGTTTTTTTCCCGATCAACAGTACTACTCGCAGACatatagcgatcaagattaagtTCAAAATCGTTCAGAGTTTTCCTAAGCATGAGCATTTAAGCTCTTCCAAAAACTGTCTCCAAATCTCAATAAATCACAGTGAAACTatctaaaataaattaataactcTCAAGGTACATTATGTTATGTAGGATAAATTCTCCTTTAGGATTTCCTCCTGGTATTTCGGCACCAATCCCTCTTATTTCTGAACTgatgaaatttaatttaatttcacatgGTGTCACgtttctttcttacttttagTTAAAACAGTGtccaacaaaacatttctttcccCACTGAAAACAATACTGGCCCAGTGTATACTTTTACTGGctcagaaaaagagagaaaaaaaacacttttccatAAATCTGTTAATTTATTAATGATTTTGTCATATGGTTTTGGTATATTTGTTTTAGtattaaaatcatgcaaaaatGCTAACTTCCTCCAATTCTATGAAGACGAGATGCTCATCGGGCAAATAGCAggtatttaaagtaaaagtaacaagaCAGTCTGTAACAGTGATTATGTTAATTTGGATCCTttaattaaatatgaatatttgcCGCTCTAACCCGGAGGAATGGAATGATGTTGTCCTTGGCAATGGCCTGTAGAAGTCGGGGAGCGCCGGTCAGCGACTGGAGGCCTGCGCCACATGTTGAGAAGAAGGAGCCAATCACAATGACCCAGGGAGTTGGCCAAGCCAGAGTCCCCACAACCAGATTCCCTTTGACTGAGTCGCCAAACCTGCGGGAGGGAAATACATACACGTGTTCAGAGCTTTTAAAGCTGTGGACAAAAGTATAACTAAGTATAAAAGTATAACTATTTCttttcaacaaaacacacattaaatgtctctctcacacataacacacacacacatatgatgtatacacacacacacacacacacacacacacacagacacacagagcagaTATACTGACTTGTCTCTGAGGAGCACCCCGTCGATGCAGGTTCCAAACAAGACGACGCTGCTCAGGTCTGGATGGACAGCACTCAGGAAAACTATACTCAGCAGTCGAATCAAATCAGATCAAGTGCATCCTAAGTGCCCTTTGGACATAACGGAACTATAAAAGGAGCAATTAATTTAGCTAAAATGTGAGACAGCCTGTAGAAAAGCTAGCTGTAGATTCTCTAAACTATTACGATTTCACTTTCGTTTCATACcgtcaaaacaacattttgttgttgagtTGCTGAAGGAGGCTAGTACTTCTTTAGCAGGAAGTTTTGAACACACAGAAGTGTTGGTGTGTTGCCACTGTAGTGATTGTAAACTCACTGAGAGAAAAATGTGGGTATGCTACTTTGAATAGTTTTTGGATACAGACGATGGAGGTGGTGAGGATGGCGAGAATGGTTCCAATGGGGATGGAGCGCTGGGCATCTTTCAGATCGCCCGACCGGTTGGAACCGGCCATGATTcctgaggaaaagaagaaagaaagaaaaaatattttgattaaTGGGATTATGAACCGAAGCGTTACAAGTAAAGCTGGGCAACCTGTCGATATTATaccaatatcgtgatatgagactagatattgtcttagctATTGGAtataatatcgtaatatggcataagtgttgttttttcctggttttaaagaagAACCAAatcgataaaggatttttaaggccgataccgatagaaATATTTTGTTACTTAAAAATCggatatatcggccaatatatatatatttttttaaatccagaaacccgttacaaaacaaacagattttcctaacattagttatttattagttctcactaaaataatatgataataatttgttttattgtcacagaacagaggaacatcaacatatattaaagttctgataaataaaatgtataaaaatacaaatttaagatatgaaacttaaagtcctttgaacaaaaacacaataacaataaaaaaatctgagtgttgccaacagggacgttgtagagcgccctctggtggacaaacgccaacactcataacatggttgaccgtccgtttaaattttttaaatattcacttatcaaaatcatttatttgtcattataaatgattctgatgaattaactttttttttaatctagatTTTAAAGATtgataccgatagatcgggaaatgcctaatatcggccaataatatataatataatattttaaagacggcattacagtaaagttatgtcttatcagactgttctagcttttctattatttgccttttacCACTTAGTtgttatatccacattactaatgattatttatcaaaaatctcaatctcatattttgtgaaagcaccaatagtcaacacaacaatattgttgcagtatcgatatcaaggtattgtgatatttgatttgcACCATATCGCCCAGTCCTTATTGGTATTGACATTCATGATAAATATAAATTGTGTTCATGATGGCATGTTTTGAAAGGTCAAAAACCCCTTGATGATAGCTTGCATATCATGCTCGTTTAAAATGTATCTAATGAGTGTTGAGAGGTTGTGTGAagcaaaataattgtaaaaatattCTTCAGATCTTGGAGGAGAATCCATcatatacaatttaaaataaccTCATTTTGAAATCCAAACCGAAATGTGCAGATTGGAGTTATATTGATTGAGCGAGCAGAATAAAATCCAAGATGTCTGACAGAATAGGAGTCCTGAAAATGACATGATGTACTTGACCCTGAAACGGCATGAACCAACAACACACCTACTGCGTTCTTCCTGTCAATAATGCAGTTTCATAAACAGAATGACAACTACATTATGTGTACAGTTTCTTAAATGTTTCTATTAAGTTACACAGCTGGTTTAGCCGACGAGGAAGGGTAAGAAAGAGTCTGTACCTGTGACGGAGGGGAAGAAGATCCCCACCAGCAGAGTGAAGGAGGTGGTGATGTCAGCAAAAACATAAGGCTGCTGAGTGGAGGCAGGATGTGCATCGTGAGTGGAGATAAGGGAGCCTTTCTCCAACACGTCCCCTCGGGTGGGGTAGGAGCTCCACAGGTTCTCTATGAGTTGCAGATTCAAAACATGCTTGCTAGTAAGATTATGAGCAGAGTTCTTTAGAGTTGATTCAACAATATACTCCAAAACAGACACAGATATATAGCAGACATGGTTCTGTACCGACTATTACTGCATGTACATGATCCACACGTGCGGACATCCTCGCACATGAGCAGATGAGAAATAGTTGGACCGTTGCACCTACATTTATGAGAAAATTATAATTTGCGCTTTATTCAAGTGCGATTTTGGTAAGATTTCTACTAAAAGTAACACCGTAGTTGTTTTTGATTACTTCTGTAGCTCGAAGagcttttttaaactgcctCAATCGGTTAGTTTGTTAGAGTTAtagactttggtgttttaaagggttagttccgattcaccaaagtcacacaataacacaaacatacaaatcGATCGAGAAGCGGTGGACCAGCAACTAGAAACCTGTGTTCTGTGAGGGAAAATGACTGTTGTTgccaaaggagtctggtggctttgaagacaGAATATATAAAAAGCTTCAGTTCACCATGTAGTCAGACAGCAAGGTAAATctgtaaaaatatttaaaataaaaagttagccttttttttgtttaagtgtCTTATTGACGCAGTTCCCAAAATGTCAATCTATTTTTGATTGCTTAAATCAATCAAATCTTTCTGATTTAATGGAACTGAAATCTGATTCCTCAAGAGAATACATAAGAGGCTAAAAAACATAATTGCCTACAGTGAATTAATGCCACTAAATGAGGTGAAACTTTCATTCAAGGTCATATTCATCATGTGCTCACATTATCTAATTTTAACAGTCTTGTCTCCTCCTCTTTGTATTTTGAACGTGGCTATATATTCTCTGTATTgaaattctctctctccctctcgcttCCTACCTGAAATTATTCCACTGGCCAGACCGGGAATCCCTTTGATCTTGGAAAAATTGTTGGAAAGGAAGTATTGGTCACAGGTGGCGTTGATTTCCGGGCCCTGGCAGAACTGCTTCCAAAGGTACGTGGTCTTCTCCACCAGATCGGTAGAAAGGCTGGGGTCAAAGGTCGGGCTCATAGTGCTGTTTTCTATGGGAGGAATACAGTGTGTCAAAAATCCTTAACCTGTGTGTGACTAGGAGACGCTTTTACTTCCCATGATTCTTGAGGGCAATGAGCAAGTAACAAATATCAACGTAACCCTGGTACCCACCAATAATCAGTGTGATGTTGTCGTCAACTCTCTCCACCGGCTCTTTgatctgcagcaggatggtttTCGCACAGTGGTTGTCATCAATTTCATGGCCGTTGATAGTTCGGTTTCCCAGCATGCACACACTGTTGATGGAAGCCCCTCGGTCAGTCAAACAGAGAGAGTTATAGGATTGGTCAGCGTTGGACTTTTAATCAACACTTACGGGAAGTGTGGCGGATTGAAGGCGGAGACCAGCGCCCCGACGTAGATGGAAACTATGGAGACAATGACGCAAGCCAAGAAGATGGAGGCCAGTTTGTTGACGTA comes from Etheostoma spectabile isolate EspeVRDwgs_2016 chromosome 19, UIUC_Espe_1.0, whole genome shotgun sequence and encodes:
- the slc12a6 gene encoding solute carrier family 12 member 6 isoform X8 gives rise to the protein MVEAFCKGNLSQCVAMASVRFTVTAIKAEDLPGLSDTSPDISSRSGARVRFGSRESVNRSDLVSEASGGGTTTAAGAETPDYSNVEQADGNSKISSVYINNTHGVDDDDFYDRNLALFEEEMDTRPKVSSLLNRLANYTNLTQGAREHEEAESIGEKKKARKSPQMGTFMGVYLPCLQNIFGVILFLRLTWVVGSAGVLQALCIVFICCCCTLLTAISMSAIATNGVVPAGGAYFMISRSLGPEFGGAVGLCFFLGTTFAGAMYILGAIEILLMYIAPKAAIFVSKHPEGEGAAMLNNMRVYGSICLLLMSLLVFVGVKYVNKLASIFLACVIVSIVSIYVGALVSAFNPPHFPVCMLGNRTINGHEIDDNHCAKTILLQIKEPVERVDDNITLIIENSTMSPTFDPSLSTDLVEKTTYLWKQFCQGPEINATCDQYFLSNNFSKIKGIPGLASGIISENLWSSYPTRGDVLEKGSLISTHDAHPASTQQPYVFADITTSFTLLVGIFFPSVTGIMAGSNRSGDLKDAQRSIPIGTILAILTTSIVYLSSVVLFGTCIDGVLLRDKFGDSVKGNLVVGTLAWPTPWVIVIGSFFSTCGAGLQSLTGAPRLLQAIAKDNIIPFLRVFGHGKANGEPTWALLLTALIAELGILIASLDLVAPILTMFFLMCYLFVNLACGLQTLLRTPNWRPRFSYYHWTLSFLGMTICLALMFISSWYYAIVAMVIAGMIYKYIEYHGAEKEWGDGIRGLSLSAARYALLRLEEGPPHTKNWRPQVLVLLKLDEDAHVKSPRLLTFANQLKAGKGLTIVGTVVSGNFLQSYGEALAAEQTLKHLMDKERVKGFCQCIVAQKPREGISHMIQSSGLGGMKPNTVVMGWPHAWRQSEDPQSWKTFINTVRVTTAAHLALLVPKNISLFPSNSEPCTEGYIDVWWIVHDGGMLMLLPFLLRQHKVWRKCGMRIFTVAQMEDNSIQMKKDLATFLYHLRIEADVEVVEMHDSDISAYTYERTLMMEQRSQMLRQMRLSKSDREREAQLVKDRNSMLRLTSIGSDDDDDTDGGERDRATSAGISGGGGGGGAGGGGGSAEHHRRVQMTWTKEKTSQYRATHSGCSTPEGFRDMLSIRPDHSNVRRMHTAVKLNEVIVNKSHDARLVLLNMPGPPRNTEGDENYMEFLEVLTEGLERVLLVRGGGSEVITIYS